GGGGAAATGCCTTGCTAACAGCTACATATGTCCAATGCTCTCTAAATCTGTTACCTCAACTCCATACAATTTATGAACGGGTCATAAACCTGATTTAAACCTGCTTAAACCATAGGGTTGCACCGCTTTCATCCACTATACCTTAAACAGGTTTGGTAAACTTGGCCAAAGAGCTAAGAAATGTATCTTCATAAGGTACCCAGACATATCAGAATTATATGTTCTAGTGGGGGAAAACACTGAAGGCCATGTGATGGAAATAGATTCATGAGACGTTGTCCTTTTAGAGAACGAGTTTCCAAAACTACGGCAAGTGGACCATGATCTGACTTTATATGAGGAACTTGATTCAAACAAACCTCTCCATTCGAGTGGGAGGAATTTTAAGGAAATACTTGACCCAATGGTTCAAGACCATGATCAAGTATAAGAACTTGATCGTGAATATCAAAATATTTCGAGTAAGATAGATCCTAATTTAAGTGGGAGCATGCTTCCTGACTCAGATGAGAATACAGAATGAAGTGTATGAGAAAGGGTTTCAGGTTACGATGAATATTTGAGATATATTTATCACGACTCAGAACTGCATCGCACTAAAAGGAAAAAAGTCAAACACCAATGATTCAGTATCGAAGGTATGACTCTTTTAGTAATTCCAAACGATGACATATAGCCTAGAAGTGTCAAAAAGGCTCTCTCTTGTCCAGAAAAATACAAATGGACTACAATAATGCACGAGGAAATGGACTCTATGAGATCCAACCAAGTTTGGGAACTGGTTGATCTACCAGAGGGAAGAAAAGATATTGGGAGCAAGTGGGTTCTCAAAGGTTGATAATAGTATCAAAAAATACAAAGCTCGCTTTGTCGCTAAATGTTATACACAACATGAAGGGATAGACTTTGAGGAGATCTTTTCACCTGTTGTAAGGTTTACATTTATCAAGTTAATCATAGCTATAGTAGCAAGTTTAGACCTAGAGCTACATCAGATGGATGTGAAGACTACTTTTCTCAATGGAGAATTGCATGAAGAAATATACATGGAACAACCTGTGGGTTTCATCATACCAGGCTATTAACAAAAGGTTTGCAAGTTGAATAAATCAATTTATGGCCTTAAACATTCTTCTAGACAATGGTATATTCGGTAGCACTTTATCAGAGACTAATTGAATGCAAATAAGCTAATATGAAGTATGGGTCCATTCATGACATGGTTGTGGATCCCCTTACCAAACCTGTCAAGAGAGATGTTTATACGAAACATATTAAATTCCAAGGATTGCGTAGGATCTAGGCATACTTctgtttttcatatatttttatgaacaTGATTTATTAACAAAtgtttcataaaaaaattcaaatacacGAGTgcgaatatttttttttgttaatatttgttATTAAATGTTACAATGCATGTCAGACAAAAAGTAGCTCACTCACACAAATGTTCTCTCTTGTTTTGTCACATGGTGACAAATAGAAGGATGGGGTTATTTTGAACAATTTGAGAGAATGTTAATAATAGAAGACACCTTACAGGAGATATGAAAGAAGTTTCATCATGCTTCAAGATGATGGCATACACTACAAGTGTATGAAACAAATTAAGTATAATCTAAAAGGTAAGCTTGAGACAACTAAAAGTCTTCTGCCTAAATAGCTGGAAGTAATCATTAAAAGTAGTGAACTAAAGTTAGATGTTTTGCCACATTAGAACCTATGCTTCCATATGGTGTTAAGATGAGAGACATGCTCCTCTTTCGAAGAATGAATAGAACACCATAACACATGTTTCATACCATGTGTGCTTTAGCAACCACAAGATGAAAAAAGGTCGATGTCGCATTTTCCTAGTGTGAGACTTACATCGTGAAATCATGATTTCTTAAAATTTATTATCCTTAAGACCTTTAACTTATTCTAGAAGTATATTCTAATGTGGCTACCTTGGAAGGGTCGTCTTTAGGTTGATGTGATAATTTCAACCAACAATCGACTGGATAAGCGAGTTGGAGTATGATGGAAGGAATACTGTAAGAGGAAAATATATCCATTTAGTTCACATCTTGAGATTTTCTATATTTCACTGTCCTATGTgcatatttgtgaaaaatagaaaaactatTATTACAGTAGATGTGATGTGGAATCTATGATAAAGTATACACTAGTGACGATCCatgtttaaatataaatattatatatctcCAACAAGTATATAGTTCCAAATTTGATACATGCACATCAAATAGCTATATGTTTCAACAAGTATATAGCACTAGAGCTCTCGATAGTATGCAGGTCGCACGAACTATTTGCAACATTATGGATGAGACTGAGATGATGATTAGAATATTTTCCATTACGTGTGAGTGGAAGATGTTAGGAATATTCGGTTTGTGGACCGAATAACTATATGTCCGTAAGTGAAAAGGACTAAGCTCATCCAAATGATGGAGGATTAAGGTTAGGATTTTATAAGTTAAATCTAGGCTATAAATAAATAGTCACCTAACCCTAATCAAGGCTAATGAAGTTGATCAATAGCAGAATACCCAATTCTCCTCGGCGGCACACTCCTGcgccactctctctctctctctcactctcaCAGAAGTCCGCTTTAGTTCATGGATCCACCGTTTTCACCTCGAGACTAATTTCTACATGGGTGTTTGTGACCGGTGATATGAGATTGTGGTAGATATGACTCTTCCGCTGCTAATCAACTCAATGGAATCTGCTCTACAAGAGGTAAGACTTAAACTCGTATTTGTATTAGGATTATTTAATGGATAATCTCTTCATGTTTAAACCATGCTCAATTTGAGGGAGggtgataaaattacataaTTGTATTGTATAGGAAATTGCATTTAAaatttagggaaaagtataaaattgcATGTGGTTTGCCCAATTTGCAAACAGAGTCTATGGTTTTAAAGTTTGTAAATATAAAGgtatgtggtatgttttatttataaaataaagtatttaaaattacacTTTTAACTTTTAAGTTCTGATCACAATCATtgaatttttatcttaaaaaaatgtATTCTAACATATCGACAAAACACAGTCTTTTCCAAAACACAACTTCctaaattaaaaccataaatcaGATGGTGaacaatttatgttttttttttactaatttgaccgtttataaactaaattgatatttaagttcagtTTACACAGCTGCAATTCGATTTTTGAGTCTCTGTTTTGTCAATatgtaaatgtaattttttttaatcatgaTTATTATCAAAACTTAGGACCGTAATTTCGAATACTTtacttttgtaaaaaaatatacCAGATAcatctatttgcaaacttttaaaccactgATCTCTATTTACAAATAGGATAAACCACGTGCAATTTTTTTATACTTCATCCTAAAATTTAATGGAAACCGTAATCttgttatatatatacacattgaTAATAGaataagttggcacatattctTTATACACTCAAGAAACCAAAAATAGCCAGTTTAATTGATTTGTGAGCATGAAAGAGCTAATCTCTcatatctctttctcttttatcCAAAGGATGGCCttgctacctttcttttcttttattgtttcttcttattattttatcaaatacttatttttattattattagattcGATTAAACTGTTAAAAGTTGTTCATCTATAAAATAAATAGGTAATCTCTGTTGCTTATACCAAGACTTGAATTCGAGAATTCTAGTTTAAATAACTTGAAGACTTTAATATCTTAATTGGTTGAATGATTTGTCTTTTGACTCTTTTCTTAAGGGGAAATATattaacttaaataaataaaagaacatCGATAAGAAACGGTGGTGGACATGCACACTTACCCTGATCAGATCTAGAACTAACAAATGCACTGCTAATTTCATTGATCGATTAACAAAAAAGATCGAAACAAAATTCAAATCTCGTAGAAAAAAACATCAGACAAACCTTTCTTATTTGTCTTCAAACTTAAGCACATGTTTAATATAACAATTATtttgaagaaataaataaaaaaagtaaacaaaaacaaaaatgccTAAGCTTTCTTACTTTATAGGGTTATGATAATGATATTAAAAATGTCAATTAAAGTGTTTTAGGCCGTACCTTACCTTATCCATATTTGAGAAAATACTTTTAAAAAATACATTGTTTGATTAGAAATAATGATGTAAATTAAGGGTTAGTCAAATGATTTGGTAGTCAATAAAATTGAAACTATCTATTTAATAGTTGAAATGGAGAAGTAAAGTTAGAGATGTAAATtccatcaaaagaaaaaaaaaagttagagaTGTAAAAGGGGCGGGGAATGTATTTTCCATCCATGTTCGTCGACTAGTCTCTATCTCCGTTCCCGTGAGCCAAACGTGGACAAACTTATCCTCATCCTTTTCCCTACAGGGATCTCCGTTCCATATTTACATATGTTCCAAAAATGTTATCTTCATTCCCCATTCCCTGTTCTCCACAAAGAGTCATCGTTTATGTTTAAAAACCAATAGCTAATAATAACAAGTATTAACaatcattttcaaatttttcaaatcacaaaaaactaaaaattgaaaataatcaatcacctaattaaacgtacttaaatcatccaaaaaaatcaattatcacaGAGAATAATCGGGATTCCCTATTGGGTATTAATGGGGCAGAGACGGGGATCCCTGCGTTCCCCATCCCCAtatcaaatgataaaattacccCATCCCCATTCAACGGGGATCATTATCGAGAATTCCCCATTCCTATTGGGGCGGTCACCGATAGGGACGGAAATCCTTACCCCATTTAAATCCCTAAGTAAAGTCTTGTACATATACACAAAAGTCAAATTTTGCTCAATATTATTCTTTTTGGTTTTTTCAAAACCCAAATTTTGCTCCTTacattaaaatcaaattttctTTTATAGTATAAAGTGAGAGCAATTTTATTccaatattataaattatagcTCAATTTTACTCTAATAATGAAAACTTTTAACTTATAATTTTACCTTTTTCTACATGCATTTACCACtggaattaaaaaaaacatatatactgaaatttctaaaaatataataaaattctggTAGAGTTTTAGTTATGGGAAATATTGGCCCTCTTTGTAGAATAAAAATAGAATTATCcctataattaattaaagtcAACTTAGTTATCCATCTTTATGAAAACTGTTGTACATATACGACCATCGAAAAAAGATAGGAACTCAATTAAGTAAAGTTGTCGTGTCGTGGCTCCATTTGCCGTTCCGTATAAAAAGCTTCACATACATCAAGTAATTCATCATTTTAAGTTTAAGCATGTTGAGAAACTTGAGCATTGCAATTCTGGCCATGGTTATTGGCAGCATGGCACAGAGCCCAGTAGTGGTAGACGTAGATGGGCAGCCTCTCACAGGCGGCGTAGAATACTACGTTCTACCAGCTGCAACCGATATAGCAGGCGGGTTAACCCTGGTGAACCCAAATGGTTCATGCCCACTTTACGTTGGTCAAGCACCCCTATCAACCACCGTATCACAAGGGATTCCGGTGATATTCACTCCAGCTTCGGGCGGAGAGAGTGTTATACGGGAGGGAACTGATTTAAGCGTAGTATTTTCAGGTGCATCGATCTGTGTACAGTCTACAAGGTGGAGAATAGGAGAGGAGGATGAAGAGAGTTCAAGGAGATTAATAGTGACTGGAGAAGGAGGACAGAACTTGTTCAGGATTGACAACAATGGAGGACTTTATAATTTGGGTTGGTGTCCTTCTTGTAATCAGCCTAACTGTGGAAGGCCCAGATGTGGTGCTGCCGGTATTTTGATCAGGAATGCCACTAGATTCTTGGCTTTAGATGCTGCTGCTTTCCCTTTCCGATTTAGGAGGGCTTAATTAATTCTCtatatcatacatatatgtattactaaataaaatttgataCTTCTCTTCTGTTGCTCAATAAAAATATAGTTATGCATTCTATTTTCAACTTTATCACTTTTGATATATAATTATGCTATTTACTTAGTATAAAGTAATTTTGACCTATTATAGACATAGAATGATACTTTCTAATAATTTGGGTCAAATTTAACCCATATCTCATAAAGTTTCTACATTTCTTTCATTCGTTTAAGAGAtattaattaacaatttacaGCGTATTAGTCTTAGTAAAGATTGTTGGCTTCCTCCAAAACTGAATTCTctgcaaaaaagaaaaaaaaaaaaaaatcatgcttCCTTGTTATCTTGAGTTCAATCTACATGAGAAACAATATAATACAtataggtgcgttttaaaacgtAACATCGAAAGTGTTAAATTTGGACCAAAACGAACAATATCTACATTGTCATTGGATCAAGTCATTACGCAAACTTATTTGGACCAAAGCGAACAATATCTACATTGCCATTGGATCAAGTCATTACGCAAACTTTTCATCCTGTCATCCTCTCAGCACTAGATCCTACTCATAAAGTAGTTGACATCttttttttgatatatatatatatataatttcttgTTCTAAGTAATAGGATTGTTGCTAATTGATGCTTGCTGTTTAATTGTATTCAATTTGTTAGTTGAGTTGATTGtagtgattttgattttgagttATTGAGAAGCAGAGAGTTTTAATGGGATTTGATTCTCATTCAGTAAAATACTgaatataacaaataaatagtCGTTAGAACTATACGTTGATTTCACTACATTAAATccttaattattaaaattataggTTAAAATAGTCCTTAATTAACATATTAAATTAGTGTGAATTTCATATATTGGATTACTCGATGACCCtaatttaaacaaaaataaattttaaattttttgactTTTCATGACATTTCATCAATTGAATCATTTAGCCTCACTTTTACTCTATTAAACCAACAATACACAAATTTTATAAACTTGTtaggaaaaatggcatctttaGGCCAAATCGTTCTTATTAATTTTAGTGAATTGAAGTCATgaatttttatttctgatattttattttttgttacatCAACcagaaaaatcaattttgatAGAACTGTTGCATAGAATATGGGATTTattagttaaaatatatgtaacAGTATCAGTACATGGAATTTATTAGTTTTAACAGTATTAGTACTGTGTGCCAAGCACAATAAAATgaagtaaaattaaattaagcCCTTGCAAATAGGAAGGGAAATGCAGCAGCAGCAGGAGTATCCAAGGCTAATAACCTCTTGCCATTCTCACTCAAAATACCAGCAGTACCACATCTTGGCCTATCACAAGTTGGGCATGATTCAGTAGGACACCAAACGAAATTGTAGAAACCATCATTTTGGATAGCAAAGTAATCTGCCTCTCCACCACTCACAATAAATCTACTTCCTGTTTCAGGATCCTCTTCCCCTACCCTCCAACCACTAGACTCTGCACAAGCAATCGAAGCCTGAAACGTAACAGTCAAGTCCCTCGACTCCCTTATGATCGTTTCTCCTTCAGCAAAAGGCTTAAATATCACCGGGAGCCCCGGTACTGAAGTTCGCCTTCTTATGGGTTCCTGACCGACGTACAACGGGCATGAGTTATTGTTGCGGTTTATTAGGGTTAAATCACTGGCTATATCAGCCACAGCAGGCATTACATAGTACTGTACCCCACTTTCAACAGGCTGTCCCCCAATATCAAGCACTGCTGGCTGAGCCACAGTGCTGATGGCCATTGATATTAACCATATGGACAAAGTCAAAGCAGCAAAGGATTTCATAGCTTAACGTTTGATTTAGAAGATTGAATTTCTGAATTGGCTTGTAAACTATGCTATTTATAGGGAACATATGAATTTTACTTGATGAAGTTTCTTTTAGTTACTTGTACCATAAGTAAATAATCCAGACTTTTCTAACCTTAGACTTTTGATGGTCCTTAATGAACAGCAGTTTTAGATTATCATCATTTACACAACCACAGCTGTGAAAATGGGGAGAAGATTTTCAAAATGCAGAGTTGGTCAATGAAAGCTGTAGGTGTACTTGTATTGAGTTACCAAAAGAAAATTAACTTGGCAATTAGATATCGAATTTACAAGAACTAAGCTATGTGCTTACAGTATGCCATCACTATATCTCCAACAGAGAAGGAGATGATCAACAATTTACTGATTCCAATTGTTATCTACGAGAAAGAAGTGAGTGAAGAGTACCACGCTGTCTTCCCTTTCCCTGAAATTTTAAACAGATCGGTTCGTTTATCATCATTATCttgattaaataaaataaagttgcATCCATATAGTTTCCATCCATTTATGTTTGTACCAAGGCAGTATTATAATTATGTTAATCACCTTTTCGTTGTTAAATAGGTCCTCTGCAATTGCTTCCATTTGCTTCcgctttttttcttctttcacaGATTCAATAATCCCCTGATCCTCATGGTCGGAATTTCTATCAAGAAACACAAACACATAAAAACATGATTATCCAGAGACGACAAGAGAACATCTTTGACAGAGGAATAGGAATCTAACTTGTATGGATATTTTGCAAATGGAATCAGGTTGTTGaagctatttcctgactcagtATTTTTCTGTGAAAAATAAGATAAAATGTGAAACTGTTAGTATATGCATGATGAAAACaacattttaaaattttcagaCAGGTATAATTGTAAATTAAACTGAGCTCAAGTACTCAACCATTTTCATTAGCAAAGATAAAGTGCGATTATACAAAGTTTGATGCTTATTGGAAATAATCTGAGCACAAAACTAATTGATCTGATGAGCACATTTTCACTGAAGGACACATCTgcacgttttttttttgcagaataAACTTGCAATGTGAAATATGATTGTTGCTTTGTGCAAACAGTATCAACAAACTTTCACTGAGGCAAACTTTTGTTGCCTATACTGTACTATCATTTACTCTCATATCAAGAATTGTAGATCATATTCTCACCAAGTTCAACTCACTGCTTTCTTATTTTACCGAAGGTTCCTTCAAGTAAAACGCTAAAATCAATGGCAACAACGGTTCACATTATTGAACAAGTCCAAATCACCCAAATTTAACTTCTCTTTCTCCCTATTTTACCCATCCCTTCTTCTTTTACTATATAAGCTTCATCTCTTTTTCT
The DNA window shown above is from Euphorbia lathyris chromosome 1, ddEupLath1.1, whole genome shotgun sequence and carries:
- the LOC136203592 gene encoding kunitz type trypsin inhibitor 104-like, with translation MLRNLSIAILAMVIGSMAQSPVVVDVDGQPLTGGVEYYVLPAATDIAGGLTLVNPNGSCPLYVGQAPLSTTVSQGIPVIFTPASGGESVIREGTDLSVVFSGASICVQSTRWRIGEEDEESSRRLIVTGEGGQNLFRIDNNGGLYNLGWCPSCNQPNCGRPRCGAAGILIRNATRFLALDAAAFPFRFRRA
- the LOC136203587 gene encoding kunitz type trypsin inhibitor 104-like, coding for MKSFAALTLSIWLISMAISTVAQPAVLDIGGQPVESGVQYYVMPAVADIASDLTLINRNNNSCPLYVGQEPIRRRTSVPGLPVIFKPFAEGETIIRESRDLTVTFQASIACAESSGWRVGEEDPETGSRFIVSGGEADYFAIQNDGFYNFVWCPTESCPTCDRPRCGTAGILSENGKRLLALDTPAAAAFPFLFARA